Proteins encoded by one window of Scatophagus argus isolate fScaArg1 chromosome 8, fScaArg1.pri, whole genome shotgun sequence:
- the LOC124063885 gene encoding tubulin beta-1 chain-like isoform X1 — translation MTEIVYMQAGQCGNQIGAKFWEVISDEHGIDPTGTYHGDSDLQLERINVYYNEAAGQSGAGNNWAKGHYTEGAELMDSVLDVVRKEAESCDCLQGFQLTHSLGGGTGSGMGTLLIGKIREEYPDRIMNTFSVVPSPKVSDTVVEPYSATLSVHQLVENTDETFCIDNEALYDICFRTLKLTTPTYGDLNHLVSATMSGVTTCLRFPGQLNADLRKLAVNMVPFPRLHFFIPGFAPLTSRGSQQYRALTVPELTQQMFDSKNMMAACDPQHGRYLTAAAIFRGRVSMKEVDEQMLNVQNKNSSYFVDWIPNNVKTAVCDIPPRGLKMASTFIGNSTAIQELFRRISEQFTAMFRRKAFLHWYTGEGMDEMEFTEAESNMNDLVSEYQQYQDATAEEEGEFEEEGEEDMA, via the exons ATGACGGAAATCGTATACATGCAGGCAGGCCAGTGTGGAAATCAAATTGGTGCTAAG TTCTGGGAGGTGATAAGTGACGAACATGGCATCGACCCGACCGGGACATATCACGGAGACAGTGACCTGCAGCTGGAACGAATCAACGTCTATTACAACGAGGCAGCAG GCCAGAGCGGAGCAGGTAACAACTGGGCTAAAGGCCACTACACCGAGGGAGCTGAGCTGATGGACTCAGTCCTGGATGTGGtgagaaaagaggcagagagctgCGACTGCCTCCAGGGCTTCCAGCTCACACACTCCCTGGGAGGAGGCACCGGCTCTGGCATGGGCACGCTGCTCATCGGCAAAATCCGAGAGGAGTACCCAGACCGCATCATGAACACGTTCAGCGTGGTGCCTTCACCCAAG GTGTCGGACACAGTGGTGGAGCCATACAGTGCTACCCTCTCTGTCCACCAGCTGGTGGAGAATACAGATGAGACCTTCTGCATTGATAACGAGGCCCTGTATGACATCTGCTTTCGCACACTGAAGCTCACCACGCCCACCTATGGTGACCTCAACCACCTGGTCTCAGCCACCATGAGCGGGGTGACTACCTGCCTGCGGTTCCCTGGCCAGCTCAATGCTGATTTGAGGAAACTGGCTGTTAACATGGTGCCCTTTCCCAGGCTGCACTTCTTCATTCCAGGGTTTGCCCCCTTGACCAGCCGCGGCAGCCAGCAGTACAG gGCATTGACGGTTCCAGAACTCACCCAGCAGATGTTCGACTCCAAGAACATGATGGCAGCTTGCGACCCACAGCACGGGCGTTACCTTACAGCCGCCGCCATCTTCAGAGGCCGCGTGTCCATGAAGGAGGTGGACGAGCAGATGCTGAAcgtgcagaacaaaaacagcagctactTTGTGGATTGGATCCCCAACAACGTGAAGACAGCTGTCTGTGACATCCCTCCCCGCGGCCTCAAGATGGCTTCCACCTTCATTGGCAACAGCACAGCCATTCAAGAGCTGTTCAGGCGCATCTCTGAGCAGTTCACCGCCATGTTCCGCCGCAAGGCCTTCCTCCACTG GTACACGGGCGAGGGCATGGATGAGATGGAGTTCACAGAGGCTGAGAGCAACATGAACGACCTGGTGTCCGAGTACCAACAGTACCAGGACGCCACGGCCGAGGAAGAGGGCGAGTTTGAGGAGGAGGGCGAAGAGGACATGGCCTAG
- the LOC124063885 gene encoding tubulin beta-1 chain-like isoform X2 yields MDSVLDVVRKEAESCDCLQGFQLTHSLGGGTGSGMGTLLIGKIREEYPDRIMNTFSVVPSPKVSDTVVEPYSATLSVHQLVENTDETFCIDNEALYDICFRTLKLTTPTYGDLNHLVSATMSGVTTCLRFPGQLNADLRKLAVNMVPFPRLHFFIPGFAPLTSRGSQQYRALTVPELTQQMFDSKNMMAACDPQHGRYLTAAAIFRGRVSMKEVDEQMLNVQNKNSSYFVDWIPNNVKTAVCDIPPRGLKMASTFIGNSTAIQELFRRISEQFTAMFRRKAFLHWYTGEGMDEMEFTEAESNMNDLVSEYQQYQDATAEEEGEFEEEGEEDMA; encoded by the exons ATGGACTCAGTCCTGGATGTGGtgagaaaagaggcagagagctgCGACTGCCTCCAGGGCTTCCAGCTCACACACTCCCTGGGAGGAGGCACCGGCTCTGGCATGGGCACGCTGCTCATCGGCAAAATCCGAGAGGAGTACCCAGACCGCATCATGAACACGTTCAGCGTGGTGCCTTCACCCAAG GTGTCGGACACAGTGGTGGAGCCATACAGTGCTACCCTCTCTGTCCACCAGCTGGTGGAGAATACAGATGAGACCTTCTGCATTGATAACGAGGCCCTGTATGACATCTGCTTTCGCACACTGAAGCTCACCACGCCCACCTATGGTGACCTCAACCACCTGGTCTCAGCCACCATGAGCGGGGTGACTACCTGCCTGCGGTTCCCTGGCCAGCTCAATGCTGATTTGAGGAAACTGGCTGTTAACATGGTGCCCTTTCCCAGGCTGCACTTCTTCATTCCAGGGTTTGCCCCCTTGACCAGCCGCGGCAGCCAGCAGTACAG gGCATTGACGGTTCCAGAACTCACCCAGCAGATGTTCGACTCCAAGAACATGATGGCAGCTTGCGACCCACAGCACGGGCGTTACCTTACAGCCGCCGCCATCTTCAGAGGCCGCGTGTCCATGAAGGAGGTGGACGAGCAGATGCTGAAcgtgcagaacaaaaacagcagctactTTGTGGATTGGATCCCCAACAACGTGAAGACAGCTGTCTGTGACATCCCTCCCCGCGGCCTCAAGATGGCTTCCACCTTCATTGGCAACAGCACAGCCATTCAAGAGCTGTTCAGGCGCATCTCTGAGCAGTTCACCGCCATGTTCCGCCGCAAGGCCTTCCTCCACTG GTACACGGGCGAGGGCATGGATGAGATGGAGTTCACAGAGGCTGAGAGCAACATGAACGACCTGGTGTCCGAGTACCAACAGTACCAGGACGCCACGGCCGAGGAAGAGGGCGAGTTTGAGGAGGAGGGCGAAGAGGACATGGCCTAG